The Deltaproteobacteria bacterium genome has a window encoding:
- a CDS encoding transposase, whose protein sequence is MPRRTRIDAAGAVHHVIIRGIERRRIFYNDADRNSFTERLGKVISETRTACLGWVLMPNHAHLLFRTGLVPLATVMRRLLTGYAVSFNRKHLRHGHLFQNRYKSILCQEDLYLRELVRYIHLNPLRAGLVSDMRGWVLTLS, encoded by the coding sequence ATGCCAAGAAGGACGAGAATAGACGCTGCCGGTGCCGTCCATCACGTCATCATCCGGGGGATTGAGCGGAGAAGGATATTCTATAATGATGCCGATAGGAACAGCTTCACCGAACGGCTGGGCAAGGTAATTTCCGAAACCCGGACTGCATGCCTGGGGTGGGTCCTCATGCCCAATCATGCCCATCTGTTGTTTCGAACGGGTCTGGTGCCCCTCGCGACTGTCATGCGCCGGCTCTTGACCGGGTACGCTGTTTCATTCAATCGCAAACACCTTCGTCACGGGCATTTGTTTCAAAACCGATACAAATCGATTCTGTGCCAGGAGGATCTTTATCTGAGAGAGCTGGTTCGATATATCCATCTAAATCCCCTGCGGGCGGGGTTGGTGTCTGATATGAGAGGCTGGGTGTTGACACTGTCCTGA
- a CDS encoding OmpA family protein translates to MNKRSSLVFALGVFLLIAGCAQTREVAKTKTAKGAAIGAASGAVVGGIIGHQSGHTATGAVIGGVAGGVIGGAIGHRLDKQAKELEQIPNTEVERKEDRLVVTMADAVLFDVNSAALKPGARETLTRMAEVMIRYPDTDILVKGHTDSRGSEKYNQELSERRAKTVKNYLIDKGVSGSRVTAIGFGETMPIASNDTPEGRQKNRRVEIEIKPRPEAGS, encoded by the coding sequence ATGAACAAAAGATCTAGTCTCGTATTCGCACTGGGCGTCTTTTTGTTGATTGCTGGCTGTGCACAGACAAGGGAGGTTGCCAAGACAAAGACCGCGAAAGGTGCCGCCATCGGGGCGGCGAGCGGTGCGGTCGTGGGAGGGATCATCGGCCATCAATCGGGCCACACCGCCACCGGAGCGGTGATCGGCGGGGTCGCCGGAGGTGTTATCGGCGGGGCCATCGGGCACAGACTCGACAAGCAGGCCAAGGAACTGGAGCAGATACCAAACACCGAGGTTGAGAGAAAGGAAGATCGGTTGGTTGTCACCATGGCTGATGCGGTCCTGTTCGACGTGAATTCGGCTGCCCTTAAGCCCGGGGCCAGGGAGACCCTTACCAGGATGGCGGAAGTGATGATCAGGTACCCTGACACGGATATTCTGGTCAAGGGCCACACGGACAGCAGGGGATCTGAAAAGTACAACCAGGAGCTCTCGGAGAGACGCGCGAAGACCGTGAAGAACTATCTTATCGACAAAGGGGTGTCGGGCAGTAGGGTGACGGCTATCGGGTTTGGGGAAACCATGCCTATAGCGTCGAACGATACTCCTGAGGGCAGGCAAAAAAACAGGAGGGTCGAGATAGAGATCAAGCCCAGACCTGAAGCCGGCTCCTGA
- a CDS encoding nucleotidyltransferase family protein, protein MFLRESQRMIALAVAGQKRALQRVAHEIDPSLVGRHRMAPALAIQAHASGISGPSVDKWRRGLLLSMARWLCLREEIKRVGETLGREGVTWIPLKGNDLATRVYDHPEERPVSDLDILIAGSDYFKARAALEAEGWAGLYPGTRFDRFILEEWHHWVARNQRGFVLELHIRLWNLVPPGLEAELIEKAGPDPTLGPGGRRIRLSHAFVVAGVQAQINHTPRPLLSWWDLVRIAQRTGKTLAPEVVELARRWEIQLPVALAAATAAGLWQNDACREIASDLAHDMRLPELVAQRRALQGGIDALSRRDLALARLLSFRGRRGGLGGLRRMVWPHPGVVERDTPWNWPWAKRRIFHTLWKLGLAKPGRFTPPGGQVPARPGPMD, encoded by the coding sequence ATGTTTCTCAGGGAATCTCAGAGGATGATTGCACTGGCCGTGGCCGGCCAGAAAAGGGCTCTCCAGAGGGTGGCCCACGAGATCGACCCCTCCCTGGTGGGCCGCCATCGCATGGCCCCGGCCCTGGCCATTCAGGCCCACGCTTCCGGGATCTCAGGACCGTCGGTAGACAAGTGGCGTCGCGGGCTGCTTCTGAGTATGGCCCGCTGGTTGTGCCTCCGGGAAGAAATCAAGCGTGTGGGAGAGACCCTCGGCAGGGAGGGTGTCACATGGATCCCTCTGAAAGGGAACGATCTTGCCACCCGTGTCTATGACCATCCCGAAGAGAGACCGGTGAGTGACCTCGACATACTCATCGCCGGGAGCGATTATTTCAAGGCCCGGGCAGCCCTTGAAGCGGAGGGTTGGGCGGGCCTCTATCCGGGCACGCGTTTTGACCGTTTTATCCTGGAGGAGTGGCACCACTGGGTGGCAAGGAACCAGAGAGGCTTTGTCCTCGAACTTCACATCCGTCTATGGAATCTTGTCCCTCCCGGGCTCGAGGCGGAGCTTATCGAAAAAGCCGGCCCGGATCCCACACTCGGTCCAGGGGGCAGAAGGATTCGTCTCTCCCATGCCTTTGTTGTGGCGGGCGTTCAGGCCCAGATCAACCACACTCCCCGCCCGCTTTTGAGCTGGTGGGATCTCGTTCGGATCGCGCAAAGAACCGGAAAAACCCTCGCGCCGGAGGTGGTCGAGCTGGCAAGAAGGTGGGAGATCCAGTTGCCCGTGGCACTTGCCGCTGCTACGGCCGCGGGGCTCTGGCAGAACGATGCGTGCCGGGAGATTGCCAGCGACCTGGCGCACGATATGCGCCTGCCGGAACTGGTGGCGCAAAGGCGCGCCCTGCAGGGGGGGATAGATGCCCTGTCCAGGAGAGACCTTGCACTGGCGCGTCTCCTTTCCTTTCGCGGCAGACGCGGCGGACTGGGAGGACTCCGGAGGATGGTGTGGCCCCACCCGGGCGTCGTGGAGCGAGACACACCCTGGAATTGGCCATGGGCCAAGAGGCGGATCTTCCATACTCTCTGGAAGCTAGGCCTTGCCAAACCCGGCAGGTTCACCCCTCCGGGGGGACAGGTCCCCGCACGGCCCGGCCCTATGGATTGA
- a CDS encoding undecaprenyl/decaprenyl-phosphate alpha-N-acetylglucosaminyl 1-phosphate transferase: protein MTTVIAIFLLSLALSLVLTPVGERAARRLGLMDLPSERKIHTRAVPRTGGAAIYLAFFISLWFAWLCSELSWVHPTSVLSLLVPDRPVVAIAIGASMAFGLGLWDDVRPLRYRVKFAVQILAALSAYLGGVRITGLALPGMPPFSLGWISLPLTVFWFLLVINAINLIDGLDGLAAGVSFFVSMVLLVLCVTGGKLLVAMGLAALGGASLGFLRYNFNPASIFMGDSGSYFLGYMLAALSVMGSIKSQATVTLLIPIIAMGFPLMDTMIAPIRRFVFGGAVFQPDRDHVHHRLLSLGFTQRRAVVILYGITISMGMLSLLLVHARDDLAALILLVVGAGVILGIRKLGYLEHLAAGKLIGWFRDVGDDLGFQRDRRAFLAWQVAISQSSSVEEVWDRTASAARFLEMDYVELDIFGRRGMSPKDRPFLWEFIEGKLDSHALDSNRSLYLSLPLTHKGRRLGFLILAKDLIASPLTTSTLRRVEDLRRTVLDTLAQLLDGDLSQLPKLSESCDLKSRPGRHLFPWEGRPEKSKLPLH from the coding sequence ATGACGACCGTCATTGCCATATTCCTTTTGTCCCTGGCCTTATCCCTGGTCCTGACCCCTGTCGGAGAGAGGGCGGCCAGGAGGCTGGGCCTCATGGACCTCCCCTCTGAGAGAAAGATCCACACCCGTGCGGTTCCGAGGACCGGGGGGGCGGCCATCTACCTGGCCTTCTTCATCTCTCTTTGGTTTGCGTGGCTCTGTTCGGAGCTCTCCTGGGTCCACCCCACCAGTGTCCTGAGTCTTCTCGTTCCGGACAGGCCGGTCGTGGCCATCGCCATCGGGGCTTCCATGGCCTTCGGTTTGGGTCTGTGGGATGATGTGCGCCCTCTCAGGTACAGGGTGAAGTTTGCGGTCCAGATACTGGCTGCCCTGAGTGCCTATCTCGGGGGGGTCCGGATAACCGGCCTCGCCCTGCCCGGTATGCCTCCCTTTTCCCTGGGATGGATTTCCCTGCCTCTGACGGTCTTCTGGTTTCTGCTGGTGATCAACGCCATCAACCTCATCGACGGTTTGGACGGTCTGGCCGCAGGGGTGAGCTTCTTTGTATCCATGGTCCTGTTGGTACTCTGCGTTACAGGGGGGAAGCTTCTCGTGGCCATGGGTCTGGCCGCACTTGGAGGAGCCTCCCTGGGATTTCTCCGATACAATTTCAATCCGGCCTCGATCTTTATGGGCGACAGCGGCAGCTACTTCCTGGGATATATGTTGGCGGCCCTCAGTGTGATGGGATCCATCAAGAGCCAGGCCACGGTGACCCTTCTGATTCCCATTATCGCCATGGGTTTCCCTCTTATGGACACCATGATCGCACCGATTCGCCGTTTTGTATTCGGTGGGGCCGTGTTTCAGCCCGACCGGGACCACGTGCATCACCGGCTGCTCAGTCTCGGTTTCACTCAGCGCCGTGCTGTGGTGATCCTTTACGGTATCACCATTTCTATGGGGATGCTCTCGCTCTTGTTGGTCCACGCCCGAGACGATCTGGCCGCGTTGATTCTCCTGGTAGTAGGGGCAGGTGTGATCCTCGGGATTCGAAAACTCGGCTATCTCGAGCATCTGGCCGCTGGCAAACTCATCGGCTGGTTCCGGGATGTGGGCGATGATCTCGGTTTCCAAAGGGATCGGCGTGCCTTCCTGGCTTGGCAGGTGGCGATCTCTCAGTCCTCCAGCGTGGAAGAGGTATGGGACAGGACCGCATCGGCTGCCCGGTTTCTGGAAATGGATTATGTGGAGCTCGATATCTTTGGGCGCCGGGGCATGTCTCCAAAGGACCGGCCCTTCCTGTGGGAGTTCATCGAAGGGAAGCTCGACTCCCATGCCCTCGACTCCAACCGGTCTCTCTACCTCTCCCTCCCCCTGACCCACAAGGGGCGGCGGCTCGGTTTTCTGATCCTTGCAAAGGACCTTATCGCTTCGCCGCTGACTACTTCTACGCTCCGCCGGGTTGAAGACCTGCGGAGAACCGTTCTGGACACCCTGGCCCAGTTGCTCGATGGGGACCTGTCCCAACTGCCCAAGCTGAGCGAGAGCTGCGACTTGAAGTCGAGGCCCGGCCGTCACCTGTTTCCCTGGGAAGGCAGGCCTGAGAAGTCCAAACTCCCTCTTCATTGA
- a CDS encoding WecB/TagA/CpsF family glycosyltransferase translates to MKANQRVRILGVPVDTVGVQDCLELVRRCLESDGTGNHILAVNPEKIMAVRGDPLLREFFESAALLIPDGVGVVLALRWLYGIRVGRVAGADLMKRICAEAAGNGHSIYVYGGHEEVNRKAVESLRRLYPAIRVAGRCNGYVGREGRDDLIAAINRSKADILFVGLGSPKQEQWIERYLPELKVKVCQGVGGSLDVLAGNKARAPYWVQRIGLEWLYRLLREPGRIRRQIACPLFVSKVVAEKLQQVRPGHEAIGRPDGIE, encoded by the coding sequence GTGAAAGCAAATCAGAGGGTAAGGATCCTCGGGGTTCCCGTCGACACGGTCGGCGTGCAGGACTGCCTGGAGCTGGTCCGCAGGTGCTTGGAGAGTGACGGGACAGGGAACCATATTCTGGCGGTGAATCCGGAGAAGATAATGGCGGTTCGAGGGGATCCCCTGTTGAGAGAGTTCTTCGAGAGTGCGGCCCTGTTGATTCCGGACGGTGTCGGGGTCGTCCTTGCACTCCGGTGGCTCTACGGTATCAGAGTCGGCCGTGTAGCAGGAGCCGATCTGATGAAACGGATCTGTGCAGAGGCGGCGGGAAACGGGCACAGCATCTATGTCTATGGAGGACATGAAGAGGTGAACCGAAAGGCGGTTGAAAGCCTGAGGAGGCTGTACCCCGCGATCCGGGTGGCCGGGCGTTGTAACGGGTACGTGGGCAGGGAGGGAAGGGACGATCTCATAGCCGCGATCAACCGGTCCAAAGCGGATATTCTCTTCGTTGGTCTGGGAAGCCCCAAGCAGGAGCAGTGGATCGAGAGGTACCTCCCAGAGTTGAAGGTCAAGGTCTGCCAGGGGGTGGGCGGCAGCCTGGACGTTCTGGCGGGAAACAAGGCGAGAGCGCCCTACTGGGTCCAGAGAATAGGTCTTGAGTGGCTGTACAGGCTCTTGAGAGAGCCGGGAAGGATCAGGCGCCAGATCGCCTGTCCCCTTTTTGTTTCAAAGGTTGTGGCCGAGAAACTCCAACAGGTGCGACCCGGCCATGAGGCGATTGGGAGGCCGGATGGGATAGAATGA